TAATTCGCGTACAAAACGAGACGAATGAAGAGATTGCTGGCTTTGTTAAAGCATTCCAATCTCGAGTTCCAGATTTGGGCGCAGACATTGATTGGCCTTGTTATGCCGGTAAACGCAACGATTCAAGTAGCGGTAAGCCATGGAATTTACTGGCGGCGAGAATTTTAGCGGACAGCGGCTATAAGATTTTAATGCACGGTTATATGGACAAACCGAGTGGCCGAACGCATGTAGAAACGCACCTCCATGATGTGAATGTGCAGTGTGCTGACAACCCTGAGCACGCGAGAGAGATTCTAGAGAAAGAGGGGATTGCCTATCTTCCTTTGGCAAACTTTGCCCCTGAAGCTCAAACCATGATTGGTTGGAAACATCGTTACGGTTTACGCACGCCAATTAATACGGTGGTTCGTGCTCTTAACCCGGGAGGTGGTCGATTGGGCGTTCGTGGTAGTTTCCACCCAGGTTTCCCTCAATTACACGCGGAAGTTGAGCATGTAATCGGCAATAAATCGCACTCAGTGATCTCTTTTAAGGGTCAGAACGGTGAGTCGGAATATAACCCTAAGGTGAGTCAAACTGTTTGGTTGAGCTCTCCTGAGAAGGTCGAGTCTTTTTATTGGAAAGGCAGTATGCATGAAGGACTATCGTTGCCTGATAGCTGCGTACTCGGTACACCAGAAGACGAAATGGAGATGATGGCAAACAGTGTCGTCGACACTATGACCGCGGTATTGTTTGCAGAGACTCATGACAAACCTGAGGCATACAAGCGAGCTTCAGAGCTTTGGGAAGCGTATTGTCGAACGTAGGGTACGAATAAACTAGGTCAGCAGTGCTGGCCTTTTTAATCTCTGCCGTTTTCTTAGAGAGTCGATGTTGACTGGTGTTTAAGCACTGCTGAAGGCTACTTTACTCGCATCAAGCGATGCGAAATGTCGCCCAGTTGCAATTCGATGATTTGAGAAATGCCCATTTTGTCGACACGTTCAAGCATATTCTCGCTATATCCGCGCTTTTTCATCCACTCTAAAGGCTCTTTAAAGCCGTCTTCATTGATGACGAAAGATTGATCTGTGATTGCTTCTTCCACGATATGGATAACCCATATACGAGATTGAAAGTCTAAGACTTCGTTGAAGAATGATTTGATCGAAGTGAGCAGTTTGGAAGCCATAATGTGCCGAGGTTATGTGTTCAAAGTAGGTTAGACATGCGTCTTGTCGGCTAAGATACGAGAACTTGCCTGCTTTTTCAAATTCTACTCGGGCATCCGCCGTCAATAAGCTCTATCACTTTTGTACGCCACATTCATCGGCGCACCTTTCGATGCCGATCGATTCTCGAACATGACTCCACAAAGCAACGTAAGTCGATATCCTGTTTTTTTGAATCTTATCGAACGGTTTGTTACATCTCGTTTTATATGCTTCAGCCCTTATACCGCCTCACATTTCTGAGAAATGAGGTTTTGCCTATAAATAAAATTGTTAAAACCCATTTAGTAAAATCAAGATTTTAGACAACAATTAACGTATAGGTTCGATATAAGACCTAGCTGAGAAATTTTAGGGAGAAAGCGATGAATTCGATTAAAGTGAAAGATTACATGACGCTGCAGGTTGTGACGTTCACTCCTGATATGCCGCTAAGTCTCGCGTTAGACAAGGTAATGCGCAGTCACCATATGGGCGGTCCCGTGATTGATGAAAATGAGAGAGTGATAGGCTTCTTGTCGGAACAGGACTTGTTGGAAAAACTGGTCAAAGTGAGTTACTTCTGCCAAGACACGCACACTGTTGGCGATTGCATGTACAAAGAGGTGCTTTCAGTATCGCCTGATCTTTCAATTATTGAACTGGCAGATTTGATGAAAGTTGGCAAGCCTAAAGCGTACCCAGTTATAGACAATGACAGACTGGTTGGCATCATCACTCGTACTGATGTTTTGAGAGCCATTGGTAAAAACTTAGATGATTGCTTCCAGCATCCAGTATAACTTTTTTGTTCTAAACAGTTATTTCTACTCACTTCTCCTTGACCTTGGAGGCGACTCCAAGGTTTATACTTCAGGTGTACTGGAGGGGACTTTAGCTTACCTCAACTAGAAACCCCTTCAGCAGTCGAGTATTAAGGAGAATTTATTATGTGTGCAAAACATGCCGCGTGCCGCTCAACCAAAGCGGAGATTCAAAACAAACCTGTAGCTTCAAGCTGCGGTAGCCCTAAAATCACTAGCATTACAGCTGCTTCTACCAGCCCATCTTCGTGCTGTGCAACCTCTGAGCCCTCTGCTGGCGGCGAGAGTTGTTGCGGTTCAGACAGTGGAGAAGAAGACCGGCTGTCCTCAGTTGTCGAACTAAAAAGCAAGCTCACTAAAAGCTGGCTCGTTTCAGGTATGGACTGCCCAGCCTGTGCACGAAAGGTAGAAAAAGCCGTTTCTTCTATTCCTGGTGTGATTGAAGCCAAGGTTCTGTTTGCGACGGAAAAACTGGTCGTGAAATACGATCAAGTTGAACTCACAGAAACCATTAAAACCGCCGTTCAAAAAACGGGCTTCAGTTTGAGTGAAGTTGGCGTTAAGGAAAAGCAACAGCCAGCGACCTTCTGGCAATCATACATTCAGCCAAATCTCCAGATCATTGCGATTGCCGCTGCGATGTTATTCGCGGCCTTAATTAAAGACGTCAGCCCTGTTTTAAGTGAGCGATTGTTCATTGTCACCTGTTTGCTTGGACTTTACCCTGTCGCAAAACAAGCGGTGAAGCTTGCCCGCTCAGGCACTCCTTTTGCCATTGAAACCTTGATGAGTGTTGCTGCTCTGGGTGCCCTGTATTTGGGGGAAACAGTAGAAGCAGCCATGGTTCTATTGTTGTTCTTAATCGGTGAGCGTTTAGAGGCCTTTGCTTCATCCCGTGCACGCAGTGGTGTACAAGCATTGATGGCATTGGTGCCTGAAAATGCGACTCAAATTGTCGATGGTGAACGTGTCGAAGTTGCAGTGACGGAACTTAAGCCTGGTGATGTTATTGAAGTCTCTCCTGGTGCTCGACTGCCAGCAGATGGTCAATTGATTACTTACGCCGCCAGCTTCGATGAGAGCGCACTCACTGGTGAATCTGTCCCTGTCGAACACATCAAAGGCAACACCATCATGGCGGGTGCGGTTGTGGTCGACAAGGTTGTTCGTATCACGATCACTTCTAAACAAGGTGAGAATGCGATAGACCGAATTCTTCATTTGATTGAAGAAGCAGAATCACGCAAAGCACCTTTAGAACGATTCCTAGATAAATTTAGCCGTTGGTATACGCCGCTAATGATGTTTGTGGCCTTGATGGTCATTGTGATTCCGCCGAGTTTGTTCGCTCAACCTTGGGAAACTTGGGTTTATCGTGGTCTTGCGTTGCTGTTGATCGCATGCCCTTGTGCGTTGGTTGTCTCAACGCCGGCAGCGATTACTTCTGGCTTGGCTGCAGCAGCAAAACGTGGTGCCTTGATTAAAGGCGGTGCTGCGCTAGAGCAGTTAGGTAAGGTTGAAACCATTGCGTTTGATAAAACTGGCACACTGACCGAGGGCAAGCCACAAGTTACTGACGTGTTACCGTTGCAAGGTTGGAATGAGCAACAGTTATTGCGTGTGGTCGGTGCGATTGAAGTGGGGTCAAGCCATCCACTAGCGCTATCTCTCGTCAATAAAGTTAAAGAGAAGGGGATTGATATCCCGGAATCTGACAACAAACGTGCCCTTATCGGTAGTGGTGTTGAAGGTGATGTCGATGGGCGTACATATCAAGTGCTTTCACCATCGAAAGTGACGTTTGATCTTGATTCGTCAGTACAAGAGCAGGTTACTTCGCTTGAGATGCAAGGCAAGACGGTGGTCGTGGCAGTAGAGCGTCCTCAAACCGTCATTGGTTTAATCGCGTGGCAAGACACACTGCGCAGTGACGCCAAAGCTGCAGTAGAACGTTTAAGCAAGTTGGGCGTTGAGTCGATTATGTTGACGGGCGATAACCCGCGCAGTGCTGAGGCAATCAGCTCGGTGGTTGGCATGCAATACAAAGCAAGTCTGTTGCCAGCGGATAAAGTGAGTTACGTTGAAGAGCTTACTCGCCATTCACATGTTGCTATGGTGGGCGATGGTATTAATGATGCTCCAGCAATGAAAACGGCAAATGTTGGTATTGCGATGGGTGGTGGCACCGACGTCGCTTTAGAAACCGCTGATTCGGCACTGACTCACAATCGTCTAACTGAACTGCCGGCTATGATTGAGCTGTCACAGGCCACCATGAGAAATATTCGCCAGAACGTCGCTTTGGCGTTGGGGTTAAAAGGTGTCTTCTTAGTGACCAGCCTATTTGGTATTACTGGTTTATGGGTAGCTGTACTTGCTGATAGTGGTGCAACTGCGCTTGTGACACTCAATGCTTTAAGACTACTAAGATTCAAGTCAAAAGCTGACTAAGAGATCGTCGCATTAGTTACAGAACGCCTCTAGTTTATTAAGCGCATGTTGTTTGATTTGCGTTTTATGAACTAGAGGCGTTTTTTTGGTCATTATTATGCAACGAAGCTATACGATTGCGGTATAAGTGTGATTGAGATCTGTTTTTTGTGAAAATTGATTGTATGTTGCGTGGAGAGGTGTGATGTCTGTCACTTCATTTTGTGAATAGCTTGGTTAGAGTAAACACGTACCCCACAAACTTATAATGCGCTTAGATAAGGGTGATGAACACTCAATAAGCCACAAGGAGCAAACTATGTCTCAAGCTGTTTTCCACTTAGGTATTACTGAAGCTGATCTTCAAGGTGCGACACTCGCGATCATCCCAGGTGATCCAGCACGTGTACAAAAAATTGCTGACGAAATGGAAAACCCAGTATTTCTAGCAAGCCACCGTGAGTACACGCTGTACCGCACTGAGCTAGATGGAAAGCCTGTGGTTGTTTGTTCTACTGGTATTGGTGGTCCATCTACATCTATCGCTGTAGAAGAGCTAGCGCAACTAGGTGTACGTACTTTCCTACGTGTTGGTACAACTGGTGCAATCCAACCTCACGTCAAAGTGGGTGACATGATTGTAACAACGGGTTCTGTTCGTCTGGACGGTGCAAGCCTACACTTCGCTCCAATGGAGTTCCCAGCAGTAGCTGACTTCGAAATTGCAACAGCGATGAAAGCGGCAGTAGAAGAGTCTGGCGCAACGGTTCACACTGGTGTTACAGCATCAAGCGACACGTTCTACCCAGGTCAAGAGCGTTACGACACTTTCTCTGGTCGCGTTGTTAAGCGTTTCCAAGGTTCTATGCAAGAGTGGCAAGACATGGGCGTTCTTAACTTCGAAATGGAATCTGCAACACTGCTAACTATGTGTGCAAGTTCTGGTCTGAAAGCAGGTTGTGTAGCGGGCGTTATTATCAACCGTACACAGAAAGAGATCCCAGATCACGATACGCTAAAAGAGACAGAAGCTCGCTCAATCAAAGTGGTTGTAGAAGCTGCGCGTAAGATGCTTTAATCGCGTCGATACTGCTTAATTCAGTTATCATCCTAGATAGCCTGATTTAAAACCTCAAAAGCTGCACTTAATGGTGCAGCTTTTTTGTATTTGTCGATTAGGTTTGGGGAAAATAAAGACAAATAAAAAGGCGCATGATGCGCCTTTAGTGTGTGAGTCGTGAGCCTTTGACAGCTTATTTGCTTATTTGCTTATTTTCTTAGTACTCTAGGTCTTCGTGACCGCCTGCAGCAGCAAACCAAGATGTTAGATGCGTTTTAAGATCTTTCAACTCATCAGGACCAATCAAAGCAAGTCCTAAATCCTCTGCACGAGTGATGTCGTTATGGCGCAGTGGGCGGAAGCTGACCAGCATAGCACGAGCCTGAAGGCCGCCTAATAGGTCGCGCAGCGATTCCAGCTTATACAAAGTGTCATCACCATCGTCACGCATACCCTTGGTCTTACACTCTATGATGTGCAGTTTATTATTGACGACTGAAGCAACATCCAGCTCATTACGTACTTCGCGCTCACCAAGCTGGCGATATACCTGAACGTTCAACGAACGGTCTTGAATGGTTGGCATGTCATCTTGAATCTGTTTCACCGTGCTGTGCACCAGTGTTTCTAGCCACTCACCGTTCGAGAAACGACGCGCATCTTCGTTAGCAAAGGTCAAAATACCGTCTTGGTAGGTCGCAATCTTTGCTTCGACGAGATCGGTAAGCAGCATGTTCAGCTCACGATAGCCTTGTTGCTTCTCTGAAAGCTCAACGTCCAGTTTCTGCTCTTTGCGGCAGGTTGTTGCTAGGTAGTTTAGCGTTGCTAGACCTGGCCCCAGTTCGAGGGCATTGCTCGCCCAGCGTTCACCCAGTTCGTAGAGTTTTTGATCCAGCTGCGGCGGCAGTTCGAAGTCATTAAATTCACCGCGAGCACCAAATACGGTCAGGTAATCATCGATAGTAATACGATCTTGTACTTGTGTGTCTTCTTTGCCATTTGGGTATAACCAACACAGTTTGTCACTGTTTGGTTCAACCACGAAAATCGGCCAGTGATAAGTGCGAAATACTTCGTAAACTGAAAGCAGGCGATGTCTTAAACCGCAGCTTGCGTTAAGTTTTACTTCTTGTCCGCGTGCCTTGAGGTCTTCAGCCAAGACTTGAATAGATTCTTTGATAACAGAAGTATTAACGATGGTAGGAATTTCAAAAAACTCACTGGTGATATCGCGCTTTTGGAGTACGGAGTGAAGGCGCAGATACATGCCTTCTTGAGTCTTGTCACCGATAAAAACGATGTGTGAGCTGGTGGTTCGATTATCCAATAATGGGGTAATCAGCCTAATGGGGTCTTGATCAATAATGCCAACGTGAACAGCCATATAAATTCCTTAATATTGGCTCGCTCAAAATGGGAACGTAACGGAAAGCAGCAAGCCATAATACTCATATGATGACAATGGCTTAAAAAAACAAGGGTAACCTTTGACAAAAGTTACCCTGGTTCAGGTGGTTAACAAATTGATGCGAGTAAAGTCATACCTTTAGTCGCTTTAGTAAAGGTTTAAAGCTTGAACTGATGCACCAAATCACCTTGCTGATTAGCAAGAATGGTCAGGTTCTCACTTGCTTTAGCAATGGACGACATCGCTTGATAACTTGCGTCCGCAATGTGGTTGATGTCTTCAATGTTACGCGCAATGTCGCTTGATGTTTCGCTTTGTTCTGCCGCAGCCTCAGAAATATGTGTACTCATGTGGCTGATCTCTAGGATAAGTGCTTGAATCTCTTCCATCGCACTATTGGCATTGGAAGCCTGCTCAACGGACATCTCCATATCATTCATACAGCTCTCAATCACGTTACCTGCTGTCTTAGAGCTCGATTGTAGATTGCTGATCATAGTTTCAATCTCAGACGTAGATTGCGTGGTTTTCTGAGCGAGAACACGCACCTCATCTGCCACCACAGCGAAGCCGCGGCCTTGTTCACCCGCACGTGCTGCCTCGATAGCAGCATTGAGTGCAAGTAGGTTGGTTTGTTCTGCGATCCCACGAATGACATCTAGGATTGAGCCAATCTGACTGCTCATCTGCTGCAGTTCACCCACAGCGACAACTGACTCATTGAGGCGAGTCTCCAGTTGATTGATGGTGCTGATATTGGTGTTCATGATTTGACGGCCAGATTCCGATGCTGACTCGACTTGCTGAACCATAGTTAATGAGCTCTGCGCACTGTTCGCCACTTCTTGTACCGAATGCGACATCTCTGTCATGGCGGTTGCTACATTTGCCGTTTGTTCGCGCTGATTGCTCAGTTGTCCTTGCGTTGTTGAAGAGGTCTTCTGGTTAATGCTGGCTGTTTCAGTTAGCTCATCAGATGCTTCATTAAGCTTAACTAGAATGTTATGCAGGTTATCGGCAAGCGTGTTGATGTGGCGACTCACGCGGCTAAATTCGTTGTCGTAACGAATGTCGATACGTTTAGTCATATCCCCCTGTGTGAGCCCTTCAAGTGCATGCAAAATGCGAGTCAAAGGTTCGCGCACACTGTGGGCAATGTGATAGCCAATCGCTGCTGCGAATACCGTCACTACAACACCAATCGCGATAGCTTTCATTAGGCCTTGATCGTAGACTTCACCTGCATCTGCCAGTGAGCTATTAAGCTGTTCACCCGCCGTGACGTTGAATGAGTCAAGAACTGCCATTGCTTGGTCAACGTCTACCGCTAGGTTAGCGATGTTGATGTAGAGTGCCTTCTTCGCTTGTAGGTAGTTATTGTGTTTATCAAGTACACCGCCTTTTTGACCAACGTCTTTCGTGAACTTTTGTACCGACTCATCGAACGCGCCTTTTAGCTCAGGCAGTTGAGTGGTTAAACCTCGGTATGCGTAGTTAAGGTGTGTTACCGCTTTTTTGTTTTTGTTTACTGCACTTTGCACTAACTCAACATCGGAACTTGCTAGAGCATCAGAGGTGATCACCTCTGCGTCTTTCAACTTAATAAAGTAGCTTTTTGCCATGACCTTCACAGAGATGCTTTTCTGATCGGCAACATACTCTTTCATTCCAACCGTCAATTCCGAATGCAGACGTTGGAATTCGCGCGATGCTTTTTGTACTTGCTCTTGAGCTTCAAACATCGCGACGTAGTTGTTCATCGCTTCTTCTGCTTCAGAGAAGTAGCGCTCTTCGAGTTGTTTTAGTTGCTCAACACGCTCTACAAGTACAGGATTTGTCGCGCTAGCGATTTCAAGCTCTTTAAGTACAGAAGAGAATGCTTGTTGTGATTGGGTAAATTCACTGCGCATTGCCGTCATGCGCTCTTGATTCTGTGTAGTGAGATAATCTTTGAAGGATTTGTCTGCAGAGAGTAGCTGCACACTGGTTTGATTAGAGAGAGTAACAAGGGGCAGCGAAGATTTTGACACGCTTTCGAAGTTACTGTGTATCTGATTCATGCTGCTCATCATGATTGTAATCGTAATTGCAAACATGATGATGATCAGTGCGAAGCCCGCATACATGCGTTTTATCACTGAGCCTTTCATGGCCGTTCTCCCTAAAAATAAATACAGACCGAAAATCCGGTCCAAAACAAAGTAACAAAAGTGTCAGCATTCTATTGAGTTCCAGTAACACATTTTATGACGCACCCGTCAAAAATAACTGTCAGCAATAGGCGACTTGGCATTCTTTTGCACTCGGTTGGGTTTTCTTTGATTTGAACACTGTTTTTTATTATGCTTTAGCTTAGGTTGATTGAGGTTTCTAGTGGCTTGACGCATACTCAAAGCTCTTAGAAGTAAATGTTTTATTGGAGAAAAACATGGCTGAAGAAACCATTTTTAGCAAAATAATCAATAAAGAGATTCCAGCAGACCTTCTTTATCAAGACGATCTCGTTACTGCGTTTCGTGACATTAATCCGCGTGCGCCAAGTCATATCCTGATTATCCCAAATAAGCTGATCCCAACAGCGAATGACGTTGAAGCAGAAGATGAAGCGATGATGGGGCGTCTGTTTACCGTTGCTCGCAAACTGGCGAAAGAAGAGGGTATTGCAGAAGATGGTTACCGACTGATTGTTAATTGTAACTCTCATGGTGGCCAAGAGGTCTATCATATCCATATGCACCTTGTAGGCGGTCGCCCTCTAGGTCCACTATTAATGAGCTAATAAAAATGACTTCTATACCAACTTTTTGCGTGAACTGTAGTCCAAAGCAATGGTTGGTATAGATGGGCAGGAGTTAATCTTTGAAACAGTACGTCAAGTTCGTTTCAGTCGCGATGATATCGGCATTAACCGTTGGGTGTGCAAGCATGTCTGCGGGGAATTTATTTAGTCACTACAGCGCTCAAAATCAGAGTGTGTATCAAGCCTTGAGAGCGGGTGATTACTCAGAAGCGCAGCAAGAGCTACCTGATTATGCCGCAGGCGATATTTTGGATAACCTTGAAAAAGGCCGCGTATATTTACTAGACCAACAGTACGCAGAGAGTAAGTCTTGGTTTGAACAAGCAGACCAAGCAGTGAGAGT
The Vibrio pelagius genome window above contains:
- a CDS encoding glycosyl transferase family protein, which gives rise to MSSILECIRTVGRGERGRKPLTFEQAYRIMDEYLSGQVGDDQMAMLLMLIRVQNETNEEIAGFVKAFQSRVPDLGADIDWPCYAGKRNDSSSGKPWNLLAARILADSGYKILMHGYMDKPSGRTHVETHLHDVNVQCADNPEHAREILEKEGIAYLPLANFAPEAQTMIGWKHRYGLRTPINTVVRALNPGGGRLGVRGSFHPGFPQLHAEVEHVIGNKSHSVISFKGQNGESEYNPKVSQTVWLSSPEKVESFYWKGSMHEGLSLPDSCVLGTPEDEMEMMANSVVDTMTAVLFAETHDKPEAYKRASELWEAYCRT
- a CDS encoding CBS domain-containing protein; translation: MNSIKVKDYMTLQVVTFTPDMPLSLALDKVMRSHHMGGPVIDENERVIGFLSEQDLLEKLVKVSYFCQDTHTVGDCMYKEVLSVSPDLSIIELADLMKVGKPKAYPVIDNDRLVGIITRTDVLRAIGKNLDDCFQHPV
- a CDS encoding zinc/cadmium/mercury/lead-transporting ATPase — protein: MCAKHAACRSTKAEIQNKPVASSCGSPKITSITAASTSPSSCCATSEPSAGGESCCGSDSGEEDRLSSVVELKSKLTKSWLVSGMDCPACARKVEKAVSSIPGVIEAKVLFATEKLVVKYDQVELTETIKTAVQKTGFSLSEVGVKEKQQPATFWQSYIQPNLQIIAIAAAMLFAALIKDVSPVLSERLFIVTCLLGLYPVAKQAVKLARSGTPFAIETLMSVAALGALYLGETVEAAMVLLLFLIGERLEAFASSRARSGVQALMALVPENATQIVDGERVEVAVTELKPGDVIEVSPGARLPADGQLITYAASFDESALTGESVPVEHIKGNTIMAGAVVVDKVVRITITSKQGENAIDRILHLIEEAESRKAPLERFLDKFSRWYTPLMMFVALMVIVIPPSLFAQPWETWVYRGLALLLIACPCALVVSTPAAITSGLAAAAKRGALIKGGAALEQLGKVETIAFDKTGTLTEGKPQVTDVLPLQGWNEQQLLRVVGAIEVGSSHPLALSLVNKVKEKGIDIPESDNKRALIGSGVEGDVDGRTYQVLSPSKVTFDLDSSVQEQVTSLEMQGKTVVVAVERPQTVIGLIAWQDTLRSDAKAAVERLSKLGVESIMLTGDNPRSAEAISSVVGMQYKASLLPADKVSYVEELTRHSHVAMVGDGINDAPAMKTANVGIAMGGGTDVALETADSALTHNRLTELPAMIELSQATMRNIRQNVALALGLKGVFLVTSLFGITGLWVAVLADSGATALVTLNALRLLRFKSKAD
- the udp gene encoding uridine phosphorylase — translated: MSQAVFHLGITEADLQGATLAIIPGDPARVQKIADEMENPVFLASHREYTLYRTELDGKPVVVCSTGIGGPSTSIAVEELAQLGVRTFLRVGTTGAIQPHVKVGDMIVTTGSVRLDGASLHFAPMEFPAVADFEIATAMKAAVEESGATVHTGVTASSDTFYPGQERYDTFSGRVVKRFQGSMQEWQDMGVLNFEMESATLLTMCASSGLKAGCVAGVIINRTQKEIPDHDTLKETEARSIKVVVEAARKML
- a CDS encoding DUF1887 family protein, with amino-acid sequence MAVHVGIIDQDPIRLITPLLDNRTTSSHIVFIGDKTQEGMYLRLHSVLQKRDITSEFFEIPTIVNTSVIKESIQVLAEDLKARGQEVKLNASCGLRHRLLSVYEVFRTYHWPIFVVEPNSDKLCWLYPNGKEDTQVQDRITIDDYLTVFGARGEFNDFELPPQLDQKLYELGERWASNALELGPGLATLNYLATTCRKEQKLDVELSEKQQGYRELNMLLTDLVEAKIATYQDGILTFANEDARRFSNGEWLETLVHSTVKQIQDDMPTIQDRSLNVQVYRQLGEREVRNELDVASVVNNKLHIIECKTKGMRDDGDDTLYKLESLRDLLGGLQARAMLVSFRPLRHNDITRAEDLGLALIGPDELKDLKTHLTSWFAAAGGHEDLEY
- a CDS encoding methyl-accepting chemotaxis protein, with translation MKGSVIKRMYAGFALIIIMFAITITIMMSSMNQIHSNFESVSKSSLPLVTLSNQTSVQLLSADKSFKDYLTTQNQERMTAMRSEFTQSQQAFSSVLKELEIASATNPVLVERVEQLKQLEERYFSEAEEAMNNYVAMFEAQEQVQKASREFQRLHSELTVGMKEYVADQKSISVKVMAKSYFIKLKDAEVITSDALASSDVELVQSAVNKNKKAVTHLNYAYRGLTTQLPELKGAFDESVQKFTKDVGQKGGVLDKHNNYLQAKKALYINIANLAVDVDQAMAVLDSFNVTAGEQLNSSLADAGEVYDQGLMKAIAIGVVVTVFAAAIGYHIAHSVREPLTRILHALEGLTQGDMTKRIDIRYDNEFSRVSRHINTLADNLHNILVKLNEASDELTETASINQKTSSTTQGQLSNQREQTANVATAMTEMSHSVQEVANSAQSSLTMVQQVESASESGRQIMNTNISTINQLETRLNESVVAVGELQQMSSQIGSILDVIRGIAEQTNLLALNAAIEAARAGEQGRGFAVVADEVRVLAQKTTQSTSEIETMISNLQSSSKTAGNVIESCMNDMEMSVEQASNANSAMEEIQALILEISHMSTHISEAAAEQSETSSDIARNIEDINHIADASYQAMSSIAKASENLTILANQQGDLVHQFKL
- the hinT gene encoding purine nucleoside phosphoramidase, which gives rise to MAEETIFSKIINKEIPADLLYQDDLVTAFRDINPRAPSHILIIPNKLIPTANDVEAEDEAMMGRLFTVARKLAKEEGIAEDGYRLIVNCNSHGGQEVYHIHMHLVGGRPLGPLLMS